A stretch of Streptococcus chenjunshii DNA encodes these proteins:
- a CDS encoding ABC transporter ATP-binding protein/permease: MLELQQITKVYRTGGQEVSALKDINLAFRASEFVSVLGQSGSGKTTLLNIIGGLDQYTAGDLLINGRSTKAFKDRDWDAYRNHTIGFVFQSYNLISHQTALSNVEMALTLSGVSKTERRRRAMEVLRHVGLAEQAHKRPNQMSGGQMQRVAIARALVNNPDILLADEPTGALDSETSVQIMELLKDIAKDRLVIMVTHNPDLAARYSTRIIKVLDGRIVDDSDPYSQQGASGQVAFKKTKMRFWTALALSFNNLLTKKGRTFLTAFAGSIGIIGIALILSLSNGVQDYIDQVQEDTLVAYPLSLKKDDSNSLTSLFSARMEALEGGNDHSQSGDVGVNAALENMLRSETADNDLETFKNYLEKHRKEFEALTKDIHYSYDLSPQIYAADTADGITAVNPSDLAEKLDTNNVMVKTMAANMDVWSEISSDKAMLSSQYQMVAGHLPNSADEVILMVDENNNVNDLVLYSLGLKDAEELNHLSKETADDEQTYAYDDLLGQSFKLVIQSDLFQKENGLWTDKSSDQAYMSDLINKGEDITIVGIVKPQEGTADNASVGGIGYTQALTKHISEAVKDSQIAKEQLADKGTNVFTGQAFSADVTAFSSQNLTDEQRMALAGMTAEELAAYVSQYNQNADATYEDNAKTIGIIDLEDPSSIHFYARSFEDKENLKDLIDDYNRQMKKAGKEAQVISYTDDIALVMSSVTTMINMITYVLVGFVAISLVVSSIMIAIITYISVLERTKEIGILRAMGASKKDVRRIFTAETAIEGAVSGVMGIVITLLLNLPINSIIEQITDAANISVLPVWAGAVLIAVSILLTVLAGVIPSRFAAKKDPVEALHTE; the protein is encoded by the coding sequence ATGTTAGAACTGCAGCAGATAACAAAAGTTTACCGGACAGGCGGCCAAGAGGTCTCTGCCCTTAAGGATATTAATCTGGCTTTTAGAGCCAGCGAGTTTGTTTCGGTTTTGGGTCAGTCCGGATCCGGAAAGACCACTCTGCTCAATATTATTGGTGGACTGGATCAGTACACGGCAGGCGACCTGCTGATCAACGGCAGGTCTACCAAGGCATTTAAGGACCGCGACTGGGACGCTTACCGCAACCATACCATCGGTTTTGTTTTTCAGTCCTATAATCTGATTTCCCATCAGACGGCTTTGAGCAATGTTGAGATGGCACTGACCCTTTCCGGGGTCTCGAAAACTGAACGGCGCAGGCGTGCCATGGAAGTTTTAAGACATGTCGGCTTGGCAGAACAGGCCCATAAGCGCCCCAACCAGATGTCGGGAGGTCAGATGCAGCGGGTTGCCATAGCCCGGGCCTTAGTGAATAACCCGGATATTCTGCTGGCCGACGAACCGACAGGGGCTTTAGATTCTGAAACGTCGGTGCAGATTATGGAACTGCTCAAAGACATCGCCAAAGACCGCTTGGTCATCATGGTGACGCACAATCCTGATTTAGCTGCGCGGTATTCGACCCGTATTATCAAGGTTTTGGACGGCCGTATTGTTGACGATTCTGATCCTTATAGCCAACAGGGCGCAAGCGGTCAGGTAGCTTTTAAGAAAACCAAAATGCGTTTTTGGACAGCTCTGGCTTTATCCTTTAACAACCTCCTGACGAAAAAGGGCAGAACTTTTCTGACTGCTTTTGCCGGCTCTATTGGCATTATTGGAATCGCTCTGATTTTATCCCTGTCCAACGGTGTTCAGGATTATATTGATCAGGTGCAGGAAGATACGCTGGTAGCTTACCCTCTGTCTTTGAAAAAGGATGACAGCAATTCTCTGACCAGTCTTTTTTCAGCCAGAATGGAGGCATTGGAAGGCGGTAATGACCATTCCCAGTCGGGAGATGTCGGGGTCAACGCTGCTTTGGAAAATATGCTGCGCTCTGAAACAGCCGATAATGACCTAGAAACCTTTAAAAATTACTTAGAGAAGCACCGGAAAGAGTTTGAAGCGCTCACCAAGGATATTCACTATTCATATGACCTGTCTCCTCAGATTTATGCTGCCGATACTGCTGATGGGATTACTGCAGTTAACCCGTCAGATTTGGCTGAGAAGCTAGACACTAATAATGTTATGGTGAAAACAATGGCTGCCAATATGGACGTCTGGTCGGAAATCAGCAGCGACAAGGCAATGCTCAGTTCTCAGTATCAAATGGTTGCCGGACATCTGCCAAACAGTGCTGACGAAGTGATTCTTATGGTTGATGAGAATAACAATGTGAATGACTTAGTGCTCTACAGTCTGGGACTGAAAGATGCTGAAGAACTCAACCACCTGTCTAAGGAAACGGCGGATGATGAACAGACATACGCCTATGATGATTTACTGGGGCAGTCCTTTAAATTAGTTATCCAGTCAGATCTTTTCCAGAAAGAAAACGGTCTTTGGACAGACAAGTCATCGGATCAAGCCTATATGTCTGACCTCATTAATAAAGGAGAGGATATTACTATAGTCGGTATTGTTAAGCCGCAGGAAGGGACAGCTGATAATGCCTCCGTTGGCGGTATCGGTTATACTCAGGCTCTGACTAAGCATATTTCAGAAGCTGTTAAGGACAGCCAGATTGCTAAAGAACAGTTAGCAGATAAGGGGACAAATGTTTTTACCGGACAGGCTTTTTCAGCTGATGTGACTGCATTTTCATCACAAAATCTAACGGATGAGCAAAGGATGGCACTGGCTGGAATGACTGCTGAAGAATTGGCAGCTTATGTATCCCAGTACAATCAAAACGCAGATGCCACTTATGAGGATAATGCCAAAACGATTGGCATCATTGATCTGGAAGATCCGTCAAGTATTCATTTTTATGCCAGATCTTTTGAAGATAAGGAAAACTTAAAAGACTTGATTGATGATTATAACAGGCAGATGAAGAAAGCAGGCAAGGAAGCGCAGGTGATTTCTTATACAGATGATATTGCACTGGTTATGTCATCTGTCACAACGATGATTAATATGATAACCTATGTTTTAGTAGGCTTTGTGGCGATTTCCTTGGTTGTGTCCTCTATTATGATTGCCATTATTACCTATATTTCGGTTCTGGAACGGACTAAGGAAATCGGAATTCTGCGTGCTATGGGCGCATCGAAAAAAGATGTCCGCCGTATTTTTACTGCCGAAACAGCCATTGAAGGTGCAGTCTCCGGAGTAATGGGGATAGTGATTACCCTGCTTCTCAATCTTCCTATCAACAGCATTATCGAACAGATCACTGATGCAGCTAATATTTCCGTTCTGCCTGTCTGGGCAGGTGCGGTGCTGATTGCAGTTTCTATTCTTTTGACCGTTTTAGCCGGTGTTATTCCATCGCGCTTTGCGGCCAAGAAAGATCCGGTTGAAGCCTTGCACACAGAGTAG
- a CDS encoding ribonuclease J, with translation MTDIKITALGGVRENGKNFYIAEVNDSIFVLDTGLKYPENEQLGVDFVVPNLDYLIENKKRVQGIFLTHGHADAIGALPYLISEVKAPVFGSELTIELAKLFVKNNGPKKFRNFHVVDSNTEIEFGDAVVSFFKTTHSIPESLGIVVGTDKGNIVYTGDFKFDQAARAAYKTDLGRLSEIGREGVLALLADSANASSKVQTASESEVGKEIDSVIAEAEGRVIVAAVASNLVRIQQVFDSAADHGRRVVLTGFDAENIVRTAIRLKKLRIADEKLIVKPKDIGKFSDHELIVLEAGRMGEPINSLEKMTAGRHRYVQIKEGDLVYIVTTPSIAKEAVVARVENLIYKAGGSVKLITQNLHVSGHANARDLQLLMNLLKPQYLFPIQGEYRDLAAHADLAEEIGMFPENIYIMKRGDIMVLGDQGFLHEGGVPAGDVMIDGNAIGDVGNIVLRDRKVLSEDGIFIVAITVNKKEKKIVSKARVNTRGFVYIRKSRDILRESAELVNTTVADYLAKDNFDWSELKGSVRDEVGRFLFEQTKRRPAILPVVMEVR, from the coding sequence ATGACTGATATAAAAATTACTGCCCTGGGCGGTGTCCGTGAAAACGGGAAAAATTTCTACATAGCAGAAGTGAATGATTCAATTTTTGTGCTTGATACAGGACTGAAATATCCTGAAAATGAGCAGCTGGGGGTTGACTTTGTTGTCCCTAACTTGGATTATTTGATTGAAAATAAAAAGCGCGTGCAGGGGATCTTTTTGACCCATGGGCATGCGGACGCTATCGGTGCTCTGCCCTATTTGATTTCCGAAGTTAAAGCGCCTGTTTTTGGTTCTGAGCTGACGATTGAACTGGCTAAACTTTTTGTCAAAAACAATGGGCCGAAAAAATTCCGCAATTTCCATGTGGTGGACAGCAATACTGAAATCGAATTCGGCGATGCGGTGGTTTCCTTCTTTAAAACAACCCATTCTATTCCCGAAAGTCTGGGTATCGTTGTCGGAACCGATAAAGGTAATATTGTCTATACCGGCGATTTTAAATTTGACCAAGCTGCCAGAGCTGCCTATAAGACAGATTTAGGACGCTTGTCTGAAATCGGGCGCGAAGGGGTGCTGGCGCTTCTTGCAGATTCCGCTAATGCCAGCAGCAAGGTGCAGACGGCCAGTGAGTCGGAAGTTGGCAAAGAGATTGACAGCGTTATAGCAGAAGCTGAAGGCCGGGTCATTGTCGCGGCGGTAGCTTCCAACCTTGTCCGGATTCAGCAGGTGTTTGATTCGGCTGCTGATCATGGCCGCCGTGTGGTTTTGACAGGCTTTGATGCGGAAAATATTGTTCGGACGGCTATTCGTCTGAAAAAACTGCGGATTGCTGATGAAAAACTGATTGTGAAGCCTAAGGATATCGGTAAATTCTCCGACCATGAACTGATTGTTCTGGAGGCCGGCCGTATGGGTGAGCCGATTAACAGTCTTGAAAAAATGACTGCCGGCCGCCACCGCTATGTGCAGATTAAAGAAGGCGACCTGGTTTATATTGTAACTACCCCAAGTATTGCTAAAGAAGCTGTAGTAGCCCGTGTGGAAAATTTGATTTATAAAGCCGGCGGTTCAGTGAAGCTGATTACCCAAAACCTGCATGTTTCAGGACATGCCAATGCCCGCGATCTGCAGCTTCTCATGAATTTGCTTAAGCCTCAGTATCTTTTCCCGATTCAGGGCGAATACCGCGATTTGGCTGCTCATGCCGATTTGGCAGAAGAGATCGGCATGTTCCCAGAAAATATTTATATTATGAAGCGAGGAGACATTATGGTTCTCGGCGATCAAGGTTTCCTGCATGAAGGCGGCGTGCCGGCAGGAGATGTCATGATTGACGGGAATGCGATTGGTGATGTAGGCAATATTGTCCTGCGTGACCGCAAGGTCCTTTCTGAAGACGGAATCTTTATTGTTGCTATCACGGTCAATAAAAAAGAGAAGAAGATTGTTTCCAAAGCTAGGGTTAATACACGCGGCTTTGTCTATATCAGGAAAAGCCGGGATATTCTCCGCGAAAGTGCGGAGCTCGTCAATACTACAGTGGCTGATTATCTGGCCAAAGACAATTTTGACTGGAGCGAACTCAAGGGCAGTGTCCGCGATGAGGTCGGCCGCTTCCTGTTTGAACAGACCAAACGCCGGCCGGCTATTCTGCCGGTTGTTATGGAAGTGCGCTGA
- a CDS encoding alpha/beta hydrolase — protein MAFLQIEYHSQALAMERRVNVIYPDAAELSETEAKDSDIPVLYLLHGMGGNENSWQKRTNIERLLRHTNLIVVMPSTDLGWYTDTAYGMPYFTAIAEELPQILQRFFPNMSRKREKTFIAGLSMGGYGAYKIALATDKFSHAASFSGALGLGLEGQELTENLESKRGYWEGVFGDLEAEEVSEHFLTRIAEHSDKKTKFYAWCGYEDYLYQSNERAVKELTALGLDIDYHTSHGKHEWYYWNQQLEKLFDWLPIHYVKEERLS, from the coding sequence ATGGCTTTTTTGCAAATTGAATACCATTCACAAGCTCTGGCGATGGAGCGGCGGGTCAATGTGATTTATCCTGACGCTGCCGAACTGTCTGAGACGGAAGCGAAAGATAGCGATATCCCTGTTCTGTACTTACTGCATGGGATGGGCGGCAATGAGAATTCCTGGCAGAAACGGACGAATATTGAGCGGCTTCTGCGGCATACAAATTTGATTGTGGTGATGCCGTCTACTGATTTGGGCTGGTACACCGATACTGCTTACGGCATGCCCTACTTTACAGCTATTGCTGAGGAGCTGCCGCAGATTTTACAGCGTTTCTTCCCGAATATGAGCAGAAAACGAGAAAAGACATTTATAGCGGGGCTTTCTATGGGCGGCTATGGTGCCTACAAAATTGCTCTGGCTACAGATAAGTTTTCTCATGCTGCTTCTTTTTCCGGTGCCCTTGGCCTTGGCCTGGAAGGCCAGGAACTGACTGAAAACCTTGAAAGTAAACGCGGATACTGGGAAGGTGTTTTTGGAGACTTGGAAGCAGAAGAGGTATCTGAACATTTCCTCACTCGGATCGCTGAACATTCTGATAAAAAGACAAAATTTTATGCTTGGTGCGGCTACGAAGATTATCTTTATCAATCCAATGAAAGAGCAGTAAAAGAGCTGACCGCGCTCGGCCTCGATATCGACTATCATACCAGTCATGGGAAGCATGAATGGTACTACTGGAACCAGCAGCTGGAAAAACTTTTTGACTGGCTGCCCATCCATTATGTTAAAGAAGAAAGGCTGAGCTGA
- a CDS encoding DUF1307 domain-containing protein translates to MKKALYLILGLTLSVLAFSVLTACGSKKTESVSYQKISEVDDSRETLYFKEGSDEMTKQVSVYTVTYQGMEISGKEEAQNLFENDVYSAYKDLDGVDLSFDYTDSEVTMTMVLDYAEVNLSKLADADENPELKKADYLSVEQTSKSLEENGYTKVKGDNFQELQNN, encoded by the coding sequence ATGAAAAAAGCATTGTATTTAATTTTAGGGTTAACTCTTTCTGTGTTGGCTTTCTCTGTTCTGACCGCTTGCGGCAGCAAAAAGACAGAATCGGTATCCTATCAGAAAATCAGTGAGGTTGATGATTCGCGGGAGACGCTTTATTTTAAAGAGGGAAGCGACGAGATGACCAAACAGGTCTCTGTCTACACAGTCACTTATCAGGGAATGGAAATTTCCGGTAAAGAGGAAGCACAGAATCTTTTTGAAAATGACGTTTACAGTGCTTATAAGGATCTGGACGGTGTTGACCTCAGCTTTGATTATACAGACAGTGAAGTGACCATGACAATGGTTCTTGATTACGCTGAAGTCAATCTCAGTAAGCTGGCAGATGCTGATGAAAATCCTGAATTAAAAAAGGCTGATTACCTCAGTGTGGAGCAGACCAGTAAAAGTTTAGAAGAGAACGGCTATACAAAGGTAAAAGGGGATAACTTTCAGGAATTACAAAACAATTGA
- a CDS encoding M57 family metalloprotease yields MKNLFKMVFFLPRLIFRIIWHLFWGLVKTALVIAIILFALAYYANHSGSDIAQSFSGMMDNVAAFFADSKSDDLQNKLANLTTDDFTYYSGARWTQNSATVYIETDVPALVSAYEAALANWNATGAFTFTIVTDPETADIIATDYSDSSSQAAGVAETEVNAVTNHINHVDVKLNTYYLLNDSYGYTMERITHTAEHELGHAIGLDHDDHQTSVMQSSGSYYGIQEADILAVQQLYAD; encoded by the coding sequence ATGAAAAATCTTTTTAAAATGGTCTTTTTTCTTCCGAGATTGATTTTTCGGATAATTTGGCATTTGTTCTGGGGACTGGTCAAGACAGCTCTTGTTATCGCCATTATCCTCTTTGCTTTAGCCTATTATGCTAACCACAGCGGTTCAGATATCGCACAGAGTTTTTCGGGCATGATGGACAATGTAGCGGCTTTTTTCGCTGACAGCAAGAGCGATGACCTTCAAAATAAGCTGGCCAATCTCACAACAGATGATTTCACCTATTACAGCGGTGCCCGCTGGACGCAGAATTCAGCTACTGTTTACATTGAGACCGATGTTCCTGCTTTGGTCAGTGCCTATGAAGCTGCGCTTGCTAACTGGAATGCAACCGGTGCTTTCACTTTTACGATTGTGACAGACCCTGAGACAGCAGATATTATTGCTACAGATTATTCAGACAGCAGCAGTCAGGCTGCGGGGGTTGCTGAGACAGAGGTCAATGCAGTAACCAACCATATTAATCACGTTGATGTTAAATTAAATACCTATTATCTTTTGAACGACAGCTACGGCTATACGATGGAACGGATTACCCATACGGCCGAGCATGAGCTGGGACATGCTATCGGTCTGGACCACGATGACCATCAAACTTCTGTTATGCAGTCATCGGGCTCCTATTACGGTATTCAGGAAGCGGATATTTTAGCTGTGCAGCAGCTGTATGCAGACTGA
- a CDS encoding TIGR04197 family type VII secretion effector, with amino-acid sequence MSTAIKSSSDSAQVHATAFQNATSSLGSLQQSSKDEQTTVTGNSLAHQAIDKILTAALDLSTVMADLSANINSAAAEFEAADQAAAQMISKKG; translated from the coding sequence ATGAGCACAGCCATTAAAAGCAGTTCTGACAGCGCCCAAGTGCATGCCACAGCCTTCCAAAATGCCACCAGCTCGCTGGGGTCACTGCAGCAGTCCAGCAAGGATGAGCAGACCACTGTTACAGGCAACAGCCTTGCCCACCAAGCTATTGACAAAATCTTGACGGCAGCCCTTGATCTCAGCACTGTTATGGCAGATCTGTCAGCCAATATCAACAGTGCCGCCGCAGAGTTTGAAGCGGCCGATCAGGCCGCCGCCCAAATGATCAGTAAGAAAGGATAA
- a CDS encoding DUF3114 domain-containing protein — MSIDMYLGSSQMQAASTEATVEQAMAGLDQLDSAVSGFLDSGSELKGQTYDSARAYVQAVIQPLKEGTRLYLEAVRDSVSRFPEAYQEEVGPEDLRQSDLEDQIAQCDAVIKTGQELLADMQAHPVGQKHEQRISAMKDSLSLVQGARQELQDKLDKLLAFNARSPQIFDGLAELEQALATGRSQTKGAWQADSQTFVIPSDLGWARTIDDLKFAKVYQVSRPEGMSDQDYQVYLRTLHEQAKAFEADGWTQEAVRKGYLSAVAVGYDSRQDIPLSQQLAAFYEEARTFGSGIFQKMWGIDLKKAGEKADKAQTLLQIAMSYSGMPEDDLDGSAEQTQAILAHLSKDLAPDARFWDSFSKAVQVAYPGDNLSSAGGNETLKRQVHQFRYVISAQQAQWVRDNYAGSTDEEKLAAYLSTLEEGNGAGHYSLDESSRLHNKGIWNERQKRLVYPDDSSANYKVTVGFHSEFIIDDKGNFLNEIDPEKEVVDNKNGIVNGASFNYAEVNDDIHKQLDVKAVSLFDPQFRKLETAGYISPNNFTSGLQDSWEDFWFSIRDKGGNGKSWDDSYWNSNGIYSEDGVSAHDRVEKELEDLRKIIEKR, encoded by the coding sequence ATGAGTATTGACATGTATTTAGGGTCTTCACAGATGCAGGCCGCAAGCACAGAGGCCACCGTTGAGCAAGCCATGGCTGGCTTGGATCAGCTGGACAGTGCCGTCAGCGGTTTTTTAGACAGCGGTTCTGAGCTGAAAGGCCAGACTTATGATTCCGCCCGAGCCTACGTTCAGGCGGTTATCCAGCCCTTGAAAGAGGGGACCCGTCTTTACTTGGAGGCGGTCAGGGACAGTGTCAGCCGCTTTCCTGAAGCCTATCAGGAAGAGGTCGGTCCGGAAGATCTGAGGCAGTCAGACCTGGAAGACCAGATAGCTCAGTGTGATGCCGTCATAAAAACAGGACAGGAACTGCTGGCTGATATGCAGGCCCATCCTGTAGGGCAGAAACATGAACAGCGGATTTCTGCTATGAAAGACAGTCTGTCTCTTGTCCAAGGTGCCAGACAGGAGCTGCAGGACAAGCTGGATAAACTATTGGCTTTTAATGCACGGTCACCGCAGATTTTTGACGGATTAGCGGAGTTGGAACAGGCTCTGGCAACAGGTCGCTCTCAGACAAAGGGTGCCTGGCAGGCAGACAGTCAGACCTTTGTGATTCCCAGCGATCTCGGCTGGGCCAGAACCATAGACGATCTGAAGTTTGCCAAGGTTTATCAGGTGAGCCGTCCGGAGGGGATGTCCGATCAGGATTATCAGGTTTACCTGCGCACCTTGCATGAACAGGCCAAGGCCTTTGAGGCAGACGGGTGGACACAGGAGGCCGTACGGAAAGGCTATCTGTCTGCCGTTGCTGTGGGCTATGACAGCAGGCAGGACATTCCGCTGAGCCAGCAGCTGGCTGCTTTTTATGAAGAGGCTAGAACATTTGGGAGTGGGATTTTTCAAAAGATGTGGGGAATTGACCTCAAGAAAGCTGGAGAAAAGGCTGATAAGGCGCAGACTCTGCTGCAGATTGCCATGAGTTACAGCGGTATGCCAGAAGATGATTTGGACGGTTCAGCAGAACAGACACAGGCAATCCTAGCTCATCTATCTAAGGACTTAGCTCCAGACGCTAGATTCTGGGACAGTTTTTCCAAGGCTGTACAGGTAGCCTATCCTGGGGATAACCTATCCAGTGCTGGTGGCAATGAGACCCTTAAGCGACAGGTTCACCAGTTTCGCTATGTGATTTCTGCCCAGCAAGCGCAATGGGTGAGGGATAACTATGCAGGCAGTACAGATGAAGAAAAACTAGCCGCTTATCTGTCTACTCTTGAGGAAGGGAACGGTGCCGGTCACTATAGTTTAGATGAATCATCACGGTTGCATAATAAAGGTATATGGAATGAACGCCAGAAGAGGCTCGTGTATCCTGATGACTCATCAGCGAATTATAAAGTGACAGTTGGCTTTCATTCGGAGTTTATTATTGATGATAAAGGCAATTTTCTCAATGAAATTGATCCCGAGAAAGAAGTTGTAGATAATAAAAATGGTATTGTCAACGGTGCTAGTTTCAATTATGCGGAAGTTAATGATGATATTCATAAGCAATTGGATGTAAAAGCAGTAAGTCTATTTGATCCACAATTTAGAAAACTTGAAACTGCTGGTTATATTTCTCCAAATAATTTCACATCAGGCTTGCAAGATAGTTGGGAAGATTTCTGGTTTTCCATACGGGATAAAGGAGGAAATGGCAAATCTTGGGATGATAGTTACTGGAATAGTAACGGTATCTATAGTGAAGATGGTGTTAGTGCTCATGATAGGGTGGAAAAAGAATTAGAAGATCTGAGAAAAATCATTGAAAAAAGATAA
- a CDS encoding DUF3114 domain-containing protein, whose amino-acid sequence MLYKVLGTEVDANGFLQLTNMKLTDTDQTGSYRFTKAMDEALVFDDKFSSLVQGAYPQGLPSKAKAGSADYVKAQQTHQFRYYLDKKNNDALRATYPDEANDLERIKRFNAEHSYNSFVGEKARYHNKYQGNPEDYPTHIDQYGENYKYVSSGSGFHTEFIIDKKGSLVSQWNAYEFDENGIVNSDPNKVYTKEEQLQLVDGNSVNYAENSDGTYHDKVDADPVSEYDPKVRKEVGKEWNNPSTNSKSKDYFDVKGSENRANKRLGE is encoded by the coding sequence ATGCTTTACAAGGTTCTGGGCACTGAGGTGGATGCCAATGGCTTCCTGCAGCTGACCAATATGAAGCTGACCGATACGGATCAAACAGGGAGCTATAGGTTCACAAAAGCGATGGATGAGGCTTTAGTCTTTGATGACAAGTTTTCCAGCCTCGTTCAGGGGGCTTACCCCCAAGGGCTGCCCAGCAAGGCTAAAGCAGGGAGTGCCGACTATGTCAAAGCGCAGCAGACCCACCAGTTCCGTTACTATCTGGACAAGAAAAACAACGATGCTCTGCGTGCCACTTATCCCGATGAGGCCAACGACTTGGAGCGAATCAAGCGATTCAATGCCGAGCACTCCTATAACAGCTTTGTGGGAGAGAAGGCCCGCTATCATAATAAATACCAGGGGAATCCTGAGGATTATCCCACGCATATTGACCAATACGGCGAGAATTACAAGTATGTCAGTTCAGGCAGCGGTTTCCACACAGAGTTCATCATCGATAAGAAGGGCAGCCTAGTCAGTCAATGGAATGCCTATGAGTTTGACGAGAATGGGATTGTCAATTCCGACCCCAATAAGGTTTACACTAAGGAAGAACAATTACAGTTAGTGGACGGCAACAGCGTCAATTATGCGGAGAATTCGGATGGTACTTATCATGATAAGGTTGATGCTGATCCAGTATCTGAATATGATCCTAAAGTCAGAAAGGAAGTTGGGAAAGAGTGGAATAATCCGAGTACCAACTCGAAATCAAAAGATTATTTTGATGTAAAAGGTTCAGAAAATAGGGCAAATAAAAGATTAGGAGAGTAA
- a CDS encoding DUF3114 domain-containing protein, producing the protein MDGNSVNYAEKGGGSHTKMDSNPVSKYDPEVRKKVGKEWNNPYPDKSRADYFDRDKSEEKANEKLKR; encoded by the coding sequence GTGGACGGCAACAGTGTCAATTATGCGGAGAAAGGCGGAGGCTCCCATACCAAGATGGATTCCAACCCGGTTTCTAAATACGACCCCGAAGTTAGAAAAAAAGTGGGTAAAGAGTGGAATAATCCGTATCCCGATAAAAGTAGAGCTGACTACTTTGATCGAGATAAATCTGAAGAAAAGGCCAATGAAAAATTAAAGAGGTAG